The Phenylobacterium koreense genome window below encodes:
- a CDS encoding DUF805 domain-containing protein: MNGQTDFGALLLSADGRIARAPFLIVAAALLGVASVYEAVVGVTLHWLTGWFVYPALIYAGACVLSKRLHDRGKSGWWAALILFALVAVWPRPIGFFDFLFGLALVWAVVELGVMGGEMGSNRYGPNPLRSGV, translated from the coding sequence ATGAACGGCCAGACCGATTTTGGAGCCCTGCTGCTGTCGGCCGACGGCCGCATCGCCCGCGCGCCGTTTCTGATCGTGGCCGCGGCCCTGCTGGGCGTCGCCTCGGTCTACGAGGCCGTGGTCGGGGTGACCCTGCACTGGCTGACCGGTTGGTTCGTCTATCCGGCCCTGATCTATGCCGGGGCCTGCGTGCTCTCGAAGCGTTTGCACGACCGCGGCAAGTCCGGCTGGTGGGCGGCCCTGATCCTCTTCGCCCTGGTCGCGGTCTGGCCTCGGCCGATCGGCTTCTTCGACTTCCTCTTCGGCCTCGCCCTGGTCTGGGCGGTGGTTGAACTCGGCGTCATGGGCGGCGAGATGGGATCCAACCGCTATGGCCCCAACCCGCTGCGCAGCGGCGTCTAG